From a single Streptomyces sp. NBC_00377 genomic region:
- a CDS encoding SIMPL domain-containing protein, giving the protein MTSPQNPPYGTPEAPLLTVRGEAELEVDPEIARIGITLTARGRDRRTTLDDLTRRNTTTLDLIKSYGDAVENLSTGSISLTPELTHRGRGERVRTYHGTIRLTAELTDFTALGELTTRLADLDLTRIDGPTWELRPTSPVHRRARQQAVREAVQRADEYAEALGTTVAALLELADTGTNGRPRAAFDRRAVRFSMAATDTEAAAPEPLDLEPQRIQVHAEVSAQFTMNPASR; this is encoded by the coding sequence ATGACCTCCCCGCAGAATCCCCCGTACGGCACACCCGAAGCCCCCCTCCTCACCGTCCGCGGCGAGGCCGAACTCGAAGTCGACCCCGAGATCGCCCGCATCGGCATCACCCTCACCGCCCGCGGCCGCGACCGCCGCACCACCCTCGACGACCTCACCCGCCGCAACACCACCACCCTCGACCTGATCAAGTCCTACGGCGACGCCGTCGAAAACCTCTCCACCGGCAGCATCTCCCTCACCCCCGAACTCACCCACCGCGGCCGAGGCGAACGCGTCCGCACCTACCACGGCACCATCCGCCTCACCGCCGAACTCACCGACTTCACCGCCCTCGGCGAACTCACCACCCGCCTCGCCGACCTCGACCTCACCAGAATCGACGGCCCCACCTGGGAACTCCGCCCCACCTCACCCGTCCACCGCCGAGCCCGGCAGCAGGCGGTACGCGAAGCCGTCCAACGGGCCGACGAGTACGCCGAAGCACTCGGCACCACCGTCGCCGCCCTCCTCGAACTCGCCGACACCGGCACGAACGGCCGACCCCGCGCCGCCTTCGACCGCCGCGCCGTCCGCTTCTCCATGGCCGCCACCGACACGGAAGCCGCCGCACCCGAACCCCTCGACCTCGAACCACAACGCATCCAGGTCCACGCCGAGGTCAGCGCCCAGTTCACGATGAATCCAGCGAGCCGCTGA
- the pyk gene encoding pyruvate kinase, producing the protein MRRAKIVCTLGPATDTYDQIKALVDAGMDVARLNLSHGGHTEHEERYQRVRKASDETGRSVGLLADLQGPKIRLGTFTEGPVLLERDDTFTITVEEGVQGDRHRCGTTHAGLADDVTPGERILVDDGKVCLEVTDVDGPHVHTRVIEGGVISDHKGLNLPGVAVSVPALSKKDEDDLRWALRTGFDAIALSFVRSGRDITDVHRIMDDEGRRLPVIAKVEKPQAVENIDDIVAAFDGIMVARGDLGVEMPLEQVPLVQKRAIKLAKRNAKPVIVATQMLDSMIENSRPTRAEASDVANAVIDGTDAVMLSGETSVGKYAIQTVRTMAKIVEAAEEDILAKGLPDLTTNNKPRTQGGAVARAAAEIGDFLDAKFLVAFTQTGDTVRRLSRYRSPIPLLAFTPEPATRSQLSLTWGVETFLGPHADSTDAMVDQVDELLLRYGRCQKGDVVVITAGSLTGVSGSTNLVRVHHVGEDDSPK; encoded by the coding sequence ATGCGCCGAGCAAAAATCGTCTGCACCCTGGGCCCCGCCACCGACACATACGACCAGATCAAAGCCCTGGTCGACGCCGGAATGGACGTAGCCCGCCTCAACCTCAGCCACGGCGGCCACACCGAGCACGAGGAGCGCTACCAGCGCGTCCGCAAGGCCTCCGACGAAACCGGCCGCAGCGTCGGCCTCCTCGCCGACCTTCAAGGCCCGAAGATCCGCCTCGGCACCTTCACCGAAGGCCCCGTACTCCTTGAACGCGACGACACCTTCACCATCACCGTCGAAGAAGGCGTACAAGGCGACCGCCACCGGTGCGGCACGACCCACGCCGGCCTCGCAGACGACGTCACCCCCGGCGAACGCATCCTCGTCGACGACGGCAAGGTCTGCCTGGAGGTCACCGACGTCGACGGACCACACGTCCACACCCGCGTCATCGAAGGCGGCGTGATCTCCGACCACAAAGGCCTCAACCTCCCCGGCGTCGCCGTCTCCGTCCCCGCCCTCTCCAAGAAGGACGAAGACGACCTCCGCTGGGCCCTCCGCACCGGCTTCGACGCCATCGCCCTCTCCTTCGTCCGCAGCGGCCGCGACATCACCGACGTCCACCGCATCATGGACGACGAAGGCCGCCGCCTCCCCGTCATCGCCAAGGTCGAAAAACCCCAGGCCGTCGAGAACATCGACGACATCGTCGCCGCCTTCGACGGCATCATGGTGGCCCGCGGCGACCTCGGCGTCGAGATGCCCCTCGAACAGGTCCCCCTCGTCCAAAAACGCGCCATCAAACTGGCGAAACGCAACGCCAAGCCCGTCATCGTCGCCACCCAAATGCTCGACTCCATGATCGAGAACTCCCGCCCCACCCGCGCCGAAGCCAGCGACGTCGCCAACGCCGTCATCGACGGCACCGACGCCGTGATGCTCTCCGGCGAGACCAGCGTCGGCAAATACGCCATCCAGACCGTCCGCACCATGGCCAAGATCGTCGAAGCAGCCGAAGAGGACATCCTCGCCAAGGGCCTGCCCGACCTCACCACCAACAACAAACCCCGCACCCAGGGCGGCGCCGTCGCCCGAGCCGCCGCAGAGATCGGCGACTTCCTCGACGCCAAGTTCCTCGTCGCCTTCACCCAGACCGGCGACACCGTCCGCCGCCTCTCCCGCTACCGCTCCCCGATCCCCCTCCTCGCCTTCACCCCCGAACCGGCGACCCGCTCCCAGCTCAGCCTGACCTGGGGCGTCGAAACCTTCCTCGGCCCGCACGCGGACTCCACGGACGCGATGGTCGACCAGGTCGACGAACTGCTGCTCCGATACGGGCGCTGCCAGAAGGGTGACGTGGTGGTGATCACGGCGGGTTCGCTCACCGGGGTCTCCGGCTCGACGAACCTGGTCCGCGTCCACCACGTCGGAGAGGACGACAGCCCGAAGTAG
- a CDS encoding transcriptional regulator: protein MYDVSTRKRAISLVTQGRSLNSVSKETGISRAAIRSWHARIEPRRRTGRPCPRCRDLPGHPEDPAAYAYLLGFYLGDGCISAGRRDVYAMRIVCDNAWPGVIDACEEAIRKVRPQNSVCRVKKQGCVAVTSTSKHWPCLFPQHGPGKKHNRRIVLEPWQQTIVDAHPWEFIRGLIHSDGCRITNWTEKTVGGERKRYEYPRYFFANKSDGIRKLFTDTLDKVSVEWTTLARGSDPFNISIARKASVALLDTHVGPKY from the coding sequence ATGTACGACGTCAGCACACGCAAGCGAGCAATCTCTCTGGTCACCCAGGGGCGCAGCCTGAACTCCGTCAGCAAGGAAACCGGTATCTCCCGCGCGGCGATCCGCTCCTGGCATGCACGCATTGAACCTCGCCGACGTACCGGTCGGCCATGCCCCCGATGCCGAGACCTGCCAGGTCACCCTGAGGACCCAGCGGCGTACGCATACCTGTTGGGCTTCTATCTCGGCGACGGCTGCATCAGCGCCGGCCGAAGAGACGTGTACGCCATGCGGATCGTGTGCGACAACGCATGGCCCGGGGTCATCGACGCTTGCGAGGAGGCAATTCGCAAGGTCCGTCCCCAAAACAGCGTATGCCGCGTCAAGAAGCAGGGCTGCGTTGCGGTGACCAGCACGAGCAAGCATTGGCCCTGCCTCTTCCCCCAGCACGGCCCTGGCAAGAAGCACAACCGCCGGATCGTCCTCGAACCCTGGCAGCAGACGATCGTCGACGCTCACCCCTGGGAGTTCATCCGAGGCCTCATCCACTCCGATGGGTGCCGCATCACCAACTGGACCGAGAAGACCGTCGGCGGGGAGCGGAAGCGCTACGAATACCCCCGCTACTTCTTCGCCAACAAGTCCGACGGCATCCGGAAGCTCTTCACGGACACCCTCGACAAGGTCAGCGTCGAGTGGACAACCCTGGCTCGTGGCAGCGACCCGTTCAACATCTCCATCGCCCGCAAAGCCTCCGTCGCCCTACTCGACACCCACGTAGGCCCCAAGTACTGA
- a CDS encoding ANTAR domain-containing response regulator → MTAPESPQPVDAPDDDKSHVPPLTTRVVIAEDEALIRLDLKEMLEEEGYSVVGEAGDGEQAIELAREHKPDLVILDVKMPKMDGISAAEKIAEERIAPVLMLTAFSQRDLVERARDAGAMAYLVKPFSKSDVVPAIEMAVSRFTELRELENEVADLTLRLETRKLVDRAKSILQTEYGLTEPAAFRWIQKTSMDRRMSMQQVAEAVIQDADEKKSSKG, encoded by the coding sequence GTGACCGCCCCCGAGTCGCCCCAGCCCGTGGACGCGCCCGACGACGACAAGTCGCACGTACCTCCGCTGACGACCCGTGTCGTCATCGCCGAGGACGAGGCCCTGATCCGCCTCGACCTCAAAGAGATGCTGGAGGAGGAGGGCTACAGCGTCGTGGGCGAGGCCGGCGACGGTGAGCAGGCGATCGAGCTGGCCCGCGAGCACAAGCCGGACCTGGTCATCCTCGATGTGAAGATGCCCAAGATGGACGGCATCTCGGCGGCCGAGAAGATCGCCGAGGAGCGCATCGCGCCGGTGCTGATGCTGACCGCGTTCTCGCAGCGCGACCTCGTCGAGCGGGCGCGTGACGCGGGTGCGATGGCGTACCTGGTGAAGCCGTTCAGCAAGAGTGACGTCGTGCCGGCGATCGAGATGGCCGTCTCGCGGTTCACGGAGCTGCGGGAGCTGGAGAACGAGGTCGCGGACCTCACCCTTCGCCTGGAGACGCGCAAGCTGGTGGACCGGGCGAAGTCGATTCTCCAGACGGAGTACGGGCTGACGGAGCCGGCGGCGTTCCGGTGGATCCAGAAGACGTCGATGGATCGCCGTATGTCGATGCAGCAGGTGGCGGAGGCGGTCATTCAGGACGCGGACGAGAAGAAGTCGTCCAAGGGCTGA
- a CDS encoding ABC transporter ATP-binding protein, which produces MTALLEVEDLRVAYGKIEAVKGISFKVEAGEVVTLIGTNGAGKTTTLRTLSGLLKPVGGQIKFNGKSLKKIPAHDIVSLGLAHSPEGRHIFPRMTIEDNLRLGAFLRSDKPGIEKDIQRAYDLFPILGERRKQAAGTLSGGEQQMLAMGRALMSQPKLLMLDEPSMGLSPIMMQKIMATIVELKAQGMTILLIEQNAQAALSLADHGHVMEIGKIVLSGTGQDLLHDESVRKAYLGED; this is translated from the coding sequence ATGACCGCACTGCTCGAAGTCGAGGACCTCCGGGTCGCCTACGGCAAGATCGAAGCCGTCAAAGGCATCTCGTTCAAGGTCGAGGCCGGCGAGGTCGTCACCCTGATCGGCACCAACGGCGCCGGCAAGACCACCACCCTGCGCACCCTCTCAGGACTCCTCAAGCCCGTCGGCGGCCAGATCAAATTCAACGGCAAATCGCTCAAGAAGATCCCCGCCCACGACATCGTCTCGCTCGGACTCGCCCACTCCCCCGAGGGGCGGCACATCTTCCCGCGCATGACGATCGAGGACAACCTCCGCCTCGGCGCCTTCCTCCGCAGCGACAAACCCGGCATCGAAAAGGACATCCAGCGCGCCTACGACCTCTTCCCCATCCTGGGAGAGCGCCGCAAGCAGGCCGCCGGCACCCTCTCCGGCGGCGAACAGCAGATGCTCGCCATGGGCCGCGCCCTCATGTCCCAGCCCAAACTGCTCATGCTGGACGAGCCCTCCATGGGCCTCTCCCCCATCATGATGCAGAAGATCATGGCCACCATCGTCGAGCTCAAGGCCCAGGGCATGACCATCCTGCTCATCGAGCAGAACGCCCAGGCCGCCCTCTCGCTCGCCGACCACGGCCACGTCATGGAGATCGGCAAGATCGTCCTCTCCGGCACCGGCCAGGACCTCCTCCACGACGAGTCCGTCCGCAAGGCATACCTCGGCGAGGACTGA
- a CDS encoding ABC transporter ATP-binding protein has product MTTDTTTTVAPTGERVLDARGVTMRFGGLTAVRDVDLHVNAGEIVGLIGPNGAGKTTFFNCLTGLYIPTEGEVRYKDKVLPPKSFKVTAAGIARTFQNIRLFANMTVLENVLVGRHTRTKEGFWSAVLRLPGFHRAEAASRARAMELLEFIGLEKKADHLARNLPYGEQRKLEIARALASEPGLLLLDEPTAGMNPQETRATEELVFAIRDKGIAVLVIEHDMRFIFNLCDRVAVLVQGEKLVEGDSATVQGDERVVAAYLGEPFENAPGDEEIAEVEAAEANADSAATPTDAVPGKENDR; this is encoded by the coding sequence ATGACCACCGACACCACCACCACGGTCGCCCCCACCGGCGAAAGGGTCCTCGACGCCCGCGGCGTCACCATGCGCTTCGGCGGCCTCACCGCCGTCCGCGACGTCGACCTCCACGTCAACGCCGGAGAGATCGTCGGCCTCATCGGCCCCAACGGAGCCGGCAAGACCACCTTCTTCAACTGCCTCACCGGCCTCTACATCCCCACCGAGGGCGAAGTCCGCTACAAGGACAAAGTCCTCCCGCCCAAATCCTTCAAAGTCACCGCCGCCGGCATCGCCCGCACCTTCCAGAACATCCGCCTGTTCGCCAACATGACGGTCCTGGAAAACGTCCTCGTCGGCCGCCACACCCGCACCAAAGAAGGCTTCTGGTCAGCCGTCCTGCGCCTCCCCGGCTTCCACCGCGCCGAAGCCGCCAGCCGCGCACGCGCCATGGAACTCCTGGAGTTCATCGGCCTGGAGAAAAAAGCCGACCACCTCGCACGCAACCTGCCCTACGGCGAACAGCGCAAGCTCGAAATCGCCCGCGCACTCGCCAGCGAGCCCGGCCTCCTCCTCCTCGACGAGCCCACCGCCGGCATGAACCCCCAGGAAACCCGCGCGACGGAGGAGCTCGTCTTCGCCATCCGCGACAAGGGCATCGCCGTCCTCGTCATCGAGCACGACATGCGCTTCATCTTCAACCTCTGCGACCGCGTCGCCGTCCTCGTCCAAGGCGAAAAACTCGTCGAAGGCGACAGCGCCACCGTCCAGGGCGACGAACGAGTGGTCGCCGCCTACCTCGGCGAACCCTTCGAAAACGCCCCCGGCGACGAAGAGATAGCCGAAGTCGAGGCCGCCGAAGCCAACGCCGACAGCGCCGCAACCCCGACGGACGCCGTGCCCGGCAAGGAGAACGACCGATGA
- a CDS encoding branched-chain amino acid ABC transporter permease yields MTTQTTTAETPSTPTTGATTGLIGIPAQAGRALATGGGALTVVSTFLAWTWTSAFPGDLTVYGYPGGLQVLALIGGALTTLFGLSSYGIKGLRWLTPAGADGALKFAALAAFATVWYTIIAITVDLGGVVNLEPGGFIAALATLAAFLGALALPFERPEPEPHDPDDTGWDLVRHRLRSGRDITKAAFSGGTARPVGTLPSYAEILVIVAILGLGLTVFTYGIGTEYDELFIGFLITAGFGFAALNKSGLVNQASQITARHQNITICGAFVAAAMFPFTQTDDQYATVGVYILIFGTVALGLNIVVGLAGLLDLGYVAFLGVGAYAAAMVSGSPSSPFHVHFPFWAAVLVGAAASLIFGVLIGAPTLRLRGDYLAIVTLGFGEIFRITANNLDGTSGPDITNGSNGISSIPNLNILGFDFGAEHAIAGFTIGRFANYFFLMLIITAIVVLVFRRSGDSRIGRAWVAIREDETAALAMGINGFRVKLIAFAVGASLAGLAGTVQAHVTYTVTPEQYLFAGPIPPNSAFLLAAVVLGGMGTISGPLIGAALLFLIPNKLQFLGDYQLFAFGLALILLMRFRPEGLIPNRRRQLEFHEDAEAPTVLTKAGA; encoded by the coding sequence ATGACCACACAGACCACCACAGCCGAGACCCCCAGCACCCCCACCACCGGGGCGACCACCGGTCTCATCGGCATCCCGGCCCAGGCCGGCCGCGCCCTCGCCACCGGCGGCGGCGCCCTCACCGTCGTCTCCACCTTCCTCGCCTGGACCTGGACCTCCGCCTTCCCCGGCGACCTCACCGTCTACGGCTACCCCGGCGGCCTCCAGGTCCTCGCCCTCATCGGCGGCGCCCTCACCACCCTCTTCGGCCTGTCCTCCTACGGCATCAAGGGCCTGCGCTGGCTCACCCCCGCCGGCGCCGACGGCGCACTCAAGTTCGCCGCCCTCGCCGCCTTCGCCACCGTCTGGTACACGATCATCGCGATCACCGTCGACCTCGGCGGCGTCGTGAACCTGGAGCCCGGCGGCTTCATCGCAGCCCTCGCCACCCTGGCCGCCTTCCTCGGCGCCCTCGCCCTCCCCTTCGAACGGCCCGAACCCGAGCCCCACGACCCCGACGACACCGGCTGGGACCTCGTCCGCCACCGCCTGCGCAGCGGCCGCGACATCACCAAGGCAGCCTTCTCCGGCGGCACCGCCCGCCCCGTCGGCACCCTGCCCTCCTACGCCGAGATCCTCGTCATCGTCGCCATCCTCGGCCTCGGCCTCACCGTCTTCACCTACGGCATCGGCACCGAGTACGACGAACTGTTCATCGGCTTCCTCATCACCGCCGGCTTCGGCTTCGCCGCACTCAACAAGTCCGGCCTCGTCAACCAGGCCTCCCAGATCACCGCACGCCACCAGAACATCACCATCTGCGGCGCCTTCGTCGCCGCCGCGATGTTCCCCTTCACCCAGACCGACGACCAGTACGCCACCGTCGGCGTCTACATCCTGATCTTCGGCACCGTCGCCCTCGGCCTCAACATCGTCGTCGGCCTCGCCGGACTCCTCGACCTCGGCTACGTCGCCTTCCTCGGCGTCGGCGCCTACGCCGCGGCCATGGTCTCCGGATCCCCCAGCTCCCCCTTCCACGTCCACTTCCCCTTCTGGGCTGCGGTCCTCGTGGGCGCCGCAGCCTCCCTGATCTTCGGCGTCCTCATCGGCGCCCCCACCCTGAGGCTGCGCGGCGACTACCTCGCCATCGTCACCCTCGGCTTCGGAGAGATCTTCCGCATCACCGCCAACAACCTCGACGGCACCTCCGGCCCCGACATCACCAACGGCTCCAACGGCATCTCCTCCATCCCGAACCTCAACATCCTCGGGTTCGACTTCGGAGCCGAACACGCCATCGCCGGATTCACCATCGGCCGCTTCGCCAACTACTTCTTCCTGATGCTCATCATCACGGCCATCGTCGTCCTCGTCTTCCGACGCAGCGGCGACTCCCGCATCGGCCGCGCCTGGGTCGCCATCCGCGAAGACGAGACCGCCGCCCTCGCCATGGGCATCAACGGCTTCCGCGTCAAACTCATCGCCTTCGCCGTCGGCGCCTCCCTCGCCGGCCTCGCCGGCACCGTCCAGGCCCACGTCACCTACACCGTCACCCCCGAGCAGTACCTCTTCGCCGGCCCCATCCCCCCCAACTCCGCCTTCCTCCTCGCCGCCGTCGTCCTCGGCGGCATGGGCACCATCAGCGGCCCCCTCATCGGCGCCGCACTCCTCTTCCTCATCCCCAACAAACTCCAGTTCCTCGGCGACTACCAGCTCTTCGCCTTCGGCCTCGCCCTCATCCTGCTGATGCGCTTCCGCCCGGAAGGCCTCATCCCCAACCGGCGACGTCAGCTCGAGTTCCACGAGGACGCGGAAGCTCCCACCGTCCTGACGAAGGCAGGGGCCTGA
- a CDS encoding branched-chain amino acid ABC transporter permease has protein sequence MNELPQQLVNGLLLGSMYGLVAIGYTMVYGIVQLINFAHGEIFMTGAFGALSVYLWVLPNGTTMWIALPLMLIGAVLVAVLVAIGAERFAYRPLRGAPRLAPLITAIGLSLALQQAVWAWYPEAKSARTFPQIDGGPFHIGDVTIQTGDIFLLAAAPISMAVLAYFVMKTRTGRGMQATAQDPDTAKLMGVNTDRIIVIAFALGAVFAAVGGVAYGLKYGQIDYRMGFILGLKAFTAAVLGGIGNIYGAMIGGVVLGIAETLATAYIADIPGMDKFGSQSWADVWAFVLLILVLLFRPQGLLGERVADRA, from the coding sequence GTGAACGAACTGCCGCAGCAGCTGGTCAACGGCCTGCTACTGGGATCCATGTACGGGCTCGTCGCCATTGGCTACACAATGGTCTACGGCATCGTCCAGCTCATCAACTTCGCCCACGGCGAGATCTTCATGACGGGCGCCTTCGGGGCTCTCTCCGTCTACCTCTGGGTACTGCCCAACGGCACGACCATGTGGATAGCCCTGCCGCTCATGCTCATCGGCGCCGTCCTGGTCGCCGTCCTCGTCGCCATCGGAGCGGAACGGTTCGCCTACCGCCCCCTGCGCGGCGCACCCCGACTCGCCCCCCTCATCACCGCCATCGGCCTCTCCCTCGCCCTCCAGCAGGCCGTCTGGGCCTGGTACCCCGAGGCGAAGTCGGCCCGCACCTTCCCCCAGATCGACGGCGGCCCCTTCCACATCGGCGACGTCACCATCCAGACCGGTGACATCTTCCTCCTCGCCGCCGCCCCCATCAGCATGGCCGTCCTCGCCTACTTCGTCATGAAGACCCGCACCGGACGCGGCATGCAAGCCACGGCACAGGACCCCGACACCGCCAAGCTCATGGGCGTCAACACCGACCGCATCATCGTGATCGCCTTCGCCCTCGGCGCCGTCTTCGCCGCCGTCGGCGGCGTCGCCTACGGCCTGAAGTACGGCCAGATCGACTACCGCATGGGCTTCATCCTCGGCCTCAAGGCGTTCACCGCAGCCGTCCTCGGCGGCATCGGCAACATCTACGGAGCCATGATCGGCGGCGTCGTCCTCGGCATCGCCGAAACCCTCGCCACCGCCTACATCGCCGACATCCCCGGCATGGACAAATTCGGCAGCCAGTCCTGGGCAGACGTCTGGGCCTTCGTACTTCTCATCCTCGTACTGCTGTTCAGGCCACAAGGCCTGCTCGGCGAGCGCGTCGCGGACAGGGCGTGA
- a CDS encoding branched-chain amino acid ABC transporter substrate-binding protein, which produces MRQRSLIAITAALSAGALTLTACGSRDSDDKGSDSGDGTVVTIGVDAPLTGDLSALGLGIKNSVDLAAKTANKQKVVDGVTFKIQALDDQAQPSSGQQNATKLVADKSVLGVVGPLNSSVAESMQKVFDDAKLVEVSPANTNPALTQGTDWATSKKRVYKSYFRTATTDAIQGPFAAQYLINDAKKKKVFVIDDKKTYGAGLAGTFTAEFKKLGGAVAGTEHINPDSKDFSAIATKVKNSGADVVYYGGEYPQAGPLSKQIKAAGAKIPVVGGDGIYSADFIKLAGATATGDLATSVGAPVEQLPSAKEFVANYKNGGYKEAYEAYGGYSYDSAWAIIEAVKKVVDDNGGKLPDDARAKVTAAMQNVSFDGVTGKVSFDEFGDATNKQLTVYAVENGAWKPVKSGTYSG; this is translated from the coding sequence GTGCGTCAACGTTCGCTCATCGCCATTACCGCCGCGCTGTCCGCGGGAGCTCTCACCCTCACCGCTTGCGGCTCGCGTGACAGCGACGACAAGGGCTCCGACTCCGGCGACGGCACCGTCGTCACCATCGGCGTCGACGCCCCGCTGACCGGCGACCTGTCCGCGCTGGGCCTCGGCATCAAGAACTCCGTCGACCTCGCCGCCAAAACGGCCAACAAGCAGAAGGTCGTCGACGGCGTCACCTTCAAGATCCAGGCGCTCGACGACCAGGCCCAGCCGTCCTCGGGCCAGCAGAACGCCACCAAGCTCGTCGCCGACAAGTCCGTCCTCGGCGTGGTCGGCCCGCTGAACTCCTCCGTCGCCGAGTCGATGCAGAAGGTCTTCGACGACGCCAAGCTCGTCGAGGTCTCCCCCGCCAACACCAACCCGGCGCTCACCCAGGGCACCGACTGGGCGACCTCCAAGAAGCGCGTCTACAAGTCGTACTTCCGCACCGCGACCACGGACGCCATCCAGGGCCCGTTCGCCGCGCAGTACCTGATCAACGACGCCAAGAAGAAGAAGGTCTTCGTCATCGACGACAAGAAGACCTACGGCGCCGGCCTGGCCGGAACCTTCACCGCGGAGTTCAAGAAGCTCGGCGGCGCGGTGGCGGGCACCGAGCACATCAACCCGGACAGCAAGGACTTCTCGGCCATCGCCACCAAGGTCAAGAACTCCGGCGCCGACGTCGTCTACTACGGCGGCGAGTACCCGCAGGCCGGCCCCCTGAGCAAGCAGATCAAGGCCGCAGGCGCCAAGATCCCCGTGGTCGGCGGCGACGGCATCTACAGCGCCGACTTCATCAAGCTGGCCGGCGCCACCGCCACCGGCGACCTGGCCACCTCGGTCGGCGCCCCCGTCGAGCAGCTCCCCTCCGCCAAGGAGTTCGTCGCCAACTACAAGAACGGCGGCTACAAGGAGGCCTACGAGGCGTACGGCGGCTACTCCTACGACTCGGCCTGGGCGATCATCGAGGCCGTGAAGAAGGTCGTCGACGACAACGGCGGCAAGCTCCCGGACGACGCCCGCGCCAAGGTCACCGCCGCCATGCAGAACGTCTCCTTCGACGGTGTGACCGGCAAGGTCTCCTTCGACGAGTTCGGTGACGCCACCAACAAGCAGCTCACCGTGTACGCCGTCGAGAACGGCGCCTGGAAGCCGGTCAAGTCCGGTACCTACTCCGGCTGA
- a CDS encoding Tat pathway signal sequence domain protein, whose product MSGVGPVEPGEGTHAWDTSDPHDTSDPHDAPAPGEVPGPTRSAGTAGRERTPAALGTPATHRSPGSRQFPGSRRPDGFPGPGGFLGFLGASAPSPLRRLLRRPDRLYAAHRRAALAALCAALLLAGGGYLYATRPRPPEQASPAPPFPSQVVDVSYLGEVLVPPGTRPRTFAFEVLLGVESGPPVTVTRVTQPYAGISLTSAPRAPFRTKAGSAHKVVITLRVTECGKAPKDAGLPFIDVTLRNARAIQVHSFILGTRYAHDLSEALQVACSNDSGHYQNA is encoded by the coding sequence GTGAGCGGCGTAGGCCCGGTGGAGCCCGGCGAGGGCACGCACGCGTGGGACACCTCCGACCCGCACGACACCTCCGATCCGCACGACGCCCCGGCCCCCGGCGAAGTCCCCGGGCCGACTCGCAGCGCCGGCACCGCCGGGCGCGAGCGCACCCCCGCCGCCCTCGGCACCCCGGCGACCCACCGCTCCCCCGGCTCACGGCAGTTCCCCGGTTCCCGGCGCCCCGACGGCTTCCCCGGCCCGGGCGGATTCCTCGGATTCCTCGGCGCGAGCGCCCCAAGTCCCCTCCGACGTCTGCTCCGTCGCCCCGACCGCCTCTACGCCGCCCACCGCCGGGCCGCCCTCGCCGCCCTCTGCGCCGCGCTGCTCCTCGCGGGCGGCGGATACCTGTACGCGACCCGGCCGCGCCCTCCCGAACAGGCGTCGCCCGCACCGCCGTTCCCGTCCCAGGTGGTGGACGTCAGCTACCTCGGCGAGGTCCTCGTACCGCCCGGCACCCGCCCTCGCACCTTCGCCTTCGAGGTGCTGCTCGGCGTCGAGTCCGGCCCGCCTGTCACCGTCACACGCGTGACCCAGCCCTATGCCGGGATTTCCCTGACCTCGGCCCCGCGGGCTCCGTTCCGGACGAAAGCCGGGTCCGCCCACAAGGTCGTCATCACCTTGCGCGTAACGGAATGCGGAAAAGCGCCGAAGGACGCCGGACTGCCTTTCATAGACGTAACTCTACGTAATGCGCGCGCAATACAGGTTCACAGTTTCATCCTGGGCACGCGCTATGCGCACGACCTGTCCGAGGCCCTACAAGTCGCCTGCAGCAACGATTCCGGTCATTACCAAAACGCCTGA
- a CDS encoding hotdog fold thioesterase yields MGEQQHVKFPQEVIDEYTALGIDILALFSAGHLGTRMGVDILEASADRVVGTMPVEGNTQPYGLLHGGASAVLAETLGSVGAMLHGGSSKIAVGVDLNCTHHRGARSGLVTGVATPVHQGRSTATYEIVISDQEGRRVCTARLTCLLRDVRPGDGPQARPAG; encoded by the coding sequence ATGGGCGAGCAGCAGCACGTGAAGTTCCCGCAAGAGGTCATCGACGAGTACACGGCCCTCGGCATCGACATCCTGGCCCTGTTCTCCGCCGGCCACCTCGGCACCCGCATGGGCGTGGACATCCTCGAGGCCTCCGCCGACCGGGTGGTCGGCACCATGCCCGTCGAGGGCAACACCCAGCCCTACGGACTGCTGCACGGCGGCGCCTCCGCGGTCCTCGCCGAGACTCTCGGATCGGTCGGCGCCATGCTGCACGGCGGCAGCTCGAAGATCGCCGTCGGCGTCGACCTGAACTGCACCCACCACCGAGGCGCCCGCTCCGGCCTCGTCACCGGCGTCGCCACACCCGTGCACCAGGGGCGCTCGACGGCGACGTACGAGATCGTGATCAGCGACCAGGAGGGGCGGCGCGTGTGCACCGCGCGCCTCACCTGCCTGCTGCGCGACGTACGGCCCGGCGACGGCCCGCAGGCACGCCCCGCCGGCTGA